The Flavobacterium piscisymbiosum genome includes a region encoding these proteins:
- a CDS encoding glycoside hydrolase family 55 protein, translated as MNTQTILICCSLFVNSVVMAQQTPKILTDSKANYLPDFSYAGYHFGESQIPEVQGKIINATDYGVKANDALDDSKALLKAVKAANAIEGNVILQLPAGRIILSEIVYIERSNFVIRGAGSGENGTEIYCPRPMMYLKDSESLAELREYLTTLDKRQREPENNVDLPFSQYAWSGGFIWTQIPGERVKSYLDKYEPTPNPLAKVSSGNMGEHIINVSDAKGLKVGDIVELQLFNKDGENGEIIKDLYKGANVKPGSHHWKFPKLPIVRQQVEITKISNSKITIKTPLTIAIKPSYQAQLVEWKHLEEVGIEHLRFTFPDIPRVAHHVEPGNNAIFLTRIFNSWVKDVTITNADSGILGEEISNVTIQNIVTDGPHMSHYTVTLGGVHNVLVRNLKIYNKAVHPLSFNTFATKNVYQDCEIFADALLDQHSGANHQNLFDHITVHITPDKNNSYYLFGGGGADYWKPSHGPFSTFWNLNVLVEKPAEITKPVLLYGMKDGAFARIVGVNGNAKFEVKYEPDAYIEFLNTPMDKVPSLYNYQLKRRLKK; from the coding sequence ATGAATACCCAAACCATCCTCATTTGTTGCAGCCTTTTTGTAAATAGTGTAGTCATGGCGCAGCAAACGCCCAAAATACTTACGGATTCGAAAGCCAACTATTTACCTGATTTTAGTTATGCCGGTTATCATTTCGGCGAAAGCCAAATTCCGGAAGTTCAGGGAAAAATCATTAATGCTACAGATTATGGTGTAAAAGCGAATGACGCTCTAGATGATTCTAAAGCTTTACTAAAAGCTGTAAAAGCTGCAAATGCTATTGAGGGAAATGTGATTCTGCAATTGCCTGCTGGACGCATTATTCTGAGCGAAATTGTATATATCGAAAGGAGCAACTTTGTAATTCGTGGCGCGGGTTCTGGTGAAAATGGAACTGAAATTTATTGCCCGAGACCGATGATGTACCTCAAAGATTCGGAATCATTGGCCGAACTTCGTGAGTATCTAACTACACTCGATAAAAGACAACGCGAACCGGAAAATAATGTCGATTTGCCTTTCTCGCAATATGCCTGGTCAGGTGGATTTATCTGGACGCAAATTCCGGGTGAACGTGTAAAATCGTATTTGGATAAATACGAACCTACTCCAAATCCTTTAGCTAAAGTAAGTTCCGGAAATATGGGTGAACATATCATCAATGTTTCGGATGCAAAAGGTTTAAAAGTGGGCGATATTGTCGAATTGCAATTGTTTAATAAAGATGGCGAAAATGGCGAAATCATCAAAGATTTATACAAAGGTGCCAATGTAAAACCAGGTTCTCATCATTGGAAATTTCCGAAACTTCCTATCGTACGACAGCAAGTTGAAATTACCAAAATATCAAACTCAAAAATTACAATCAAAACGCCTTTGACAATTGCTATAAAACCCAGTTATCAGGCGCAATTGGTCGAATGGAAACATTTAGAAGAAGTCGGGATCGAGCATCTTCGTTTTACTTTTCCTGATATTCCAAGAGTTGCGCATCATGTTGAACCCGGAAACAATGCGATATTTTTAACACGTATTTTTAATAGTTGGGTAAAAGATGTTACGATTACGAATGCTGACAGCGGAATTTTAGGCGAGGAAATCTCGAACGTTACCATTCAGAATATTGTTACCGATGGTCCTCATATGTCGCATTATACGGTGACTTTGGGCGGGGTTCATAATGTATTGGTCAGGAATCTTAAAATTTATAATAAAGCCGTTCATCCGTTAAGTTTCAACACTTTTGCTACTAAAAACGTGTATCAGGATTGCGAGATTTTTGCCGATGCTCTTTTAGATCAGCATTCGGGAGCGAATCATCAAAACTTATTCGATCATATTACCGTACATATAACACCGGATAAAAACAACAGTTATTACTTGTTTGGCGGTGGCGGCGCGGATTACTGGAAACCTTCGCATGGGCCATTTAGTACTTTTTGGAATCTGAATGTTCTGGTCGAGAAACCAGCTGAAATCACAAAACCAGTTTTACTTTACGGCATGAAAGATGGGGCTTTTGCAAGAATTGTTGGTGTGAATGGAAACGCCAAATTCGAAGTAAAATATGAACCTGATGCTTATATTGAATTTTTGAATACGCCGATGGACAAAGTTCCTTCTCTTTATAATTATCAATTAAAAAGGAGATTAAAGAAATAA